A section of the Humulus lupulus chromosome 2, drHumLupu1.1, whole genome shotgun sequence genome encodes:
- the LOC133819568 gene encoding uncharacterized protein LOC133819568, with translation MMDLTGSRDNGFRVDLELGVPTSDEELNTTPVSGSKRQAKTLIAKFCGGFVDGLIKAEDGVSCGNVSNGNGVSLESVKVTDKMLDGEETTGHVEKTSSVKEKRKKSGNCKPPKPPRPPRGPSLDAADQKLIREISELAMLKRARVERMKALKKMKAAKSSSSSSNLFATVFTILFFLVILFHGISSRSSTESLQGPSMSAGATEGGRLISVQFYPIPSASIPNGSGSGSGSGSESPNMVEQVAGAEPQEKLRRYAG, from the exons ATGATGGATCTTACAGGTTCAAGGGATAATGGGTTTAGAGTTGATCTGGAACTTGGCGTTCCAACCAGTGATGAAGAGTTGAATACGACCCCTGTTTCTGGCTCTAAACGACAGGCTAAGACATTGATAGCTAAGTTTTGTGGCGGTTTTGTTGATGGGTTGATCAAGGCTGAAGATGGGGTTAGTTGTGGGAATGTATCTAACGGCAATGGAGTTTCTCTTGAGAGTGTCAAGGTGACAGATAAGATGTTGGATGGAGAAGAGACTACTGGTCATGTAGAGAAGACATCATCAGTGAAGGAGAAACGGAAAAAGAGTGGCAATTGTAAACCTCCAAAGCCTCCTAGACCTCCTAGAGGCCCATCGTTGGATGCAGCGGACCAGAAGCTAATCAGGGAAATTTCTGAGCTTGCCATGCTGAAGCGTGCTAGAGTTGAGCGGATGAAAGCCTTAAAGAAGATGAAAGCTGCAAAGTCTTCTTCTTCTAGCAGCAATCTTTTTGCTACGGTGTTCACCATCCTCTTCTTTCTTGTGATACTCTTTCATG GTATTTCATCAAGAAGTTCTACCGAGAGTCTCCAAGGACCTTCTATGTCGGCAGGTGCAACAGAGGGTGGTAGGCTGATATCAGTTCAGTTCTATCCGATACCATCAGCAAGCATACCAAATGGTTCTGGTTCTGGTTCTGGTTCTGGTTCTGAGTCTCCCAA TATGGTAGAGCAAGTAGCTGGTGCAGAACCGCAAGAGAAACTGAGAAGATATGCAGGATGA
- the LOC133819569 gene encoding cell wall / vacuolar inhibitor of fructosidase 1 has product MKNSTSLLLFHVTLFILLQSHYCYVLPLDEGNGLIENTCKKTPHYDLCVSTLESNPESSGSDLRGLAHVMVDTVLSKATDNLDFIRALLKQAPDEQLEKSLANCAEIYIPVVKYSLPQVIDALTGGHFGFANYGISDTAKQAQACEKNFSGFDKSPLAERNNLLHDLSEVAAAIINVLLKD; this is encoded by the coding sequence atgaaGAACTCAACCTCCTTACTTCTTTTCCATGTTACCCTTTTCATTCTACTCCAATCCCATTACTGCTATGTTCTTCCTTTAGATGAAGGCAATGGTTTGATTGAGAACACCTGCAAAAAAACACCCCATTATGATCTCTGTGTCTCTACCCTTGAATCAAACCCAGAAAGCTCTGGTTCTGATCTAAGAGGACTTGCCCACGTAATGGTTGATACTGTTCTCTCAAAAGCAACTGACAACTTAGACTTCATTAGAGCTCTGCTTAAGCAAGCCCCAGATGAACAATTAGAGAAATCTCTGGCTAACTGTGCTGAGATCTATATCCCAGTTGTGAAGTACAGTCTTCCTCAGGTCATTGATGCTCTGACTGGAGGCCACTTTGGTTTTGCCAACTATGGTATATCAGATACAGCCAAGCAAGCACAGGCATGTGAGAAGAACTTCTCAGGATTTGACAAGTCTCCATTGGCTGAGAGGAACAATCTTCTGCATGACCTTTCTGAAGTAGCTGCAGCCATTATTAATGTCTTGCTTAAAGATTGA